AAGAACTCCCATGCAGACCTCCCCGCTGAGCATTGGAATATAGAATCCGCGGGAGCTGGGCAGGGTTTCCGTAAAACGCCCCGCGCTTCTGCGGTTTTTGTAGCACCAATCCGCTACGCTGAATTCCTTGCCGTCCACCTTGTAGGTGTCCGCACCGGACTTCAAAGCGAGTCTTCCCTCGGAACCAATAGTAAAAATAGCCATCTTGGCACCGAAGATCTGGTGGATCTGTATGATAGCGCTTTGGACGATGTCATCCATGCTACGGGCGGTTGAAACAGCACGGGAGAAAAGAAACAAGGCATTCGTCCGCGTTTCGCGTTCGCTCTCCATGCGTTCCTTGGAACGAAGACGCGAAGTCAACCTGCCTGTCGTTGCCGCGACGATGAAGAACAGAATGAACATCATCACGTCCTCCACCCGGTCGATCCGGAAAGTCATGTGGGGAGGGATAAACAATAAGTCCCAGAGCACCGCACTTAACGCCGCCGCCAGGAAAATAGGCATCGGACCAATAAAAAATCCCAGTACGACAACCATGCACAAATACAAAAAAGCCGGAGCAAAATATCCGAGGTGTATGGCTGCCAGCCAACCGATCAGTGTCATCAACAGCACAGCGGCCAACGCCATACCGCTCTCTTTGACGTCGGACGGTTCCGGACGATACCAGCTGCGCCAGCGCATCCTGCGCGTCCTGGGCTCCGCCGGGACGACATAAATGTCAATCAAACCGCTTCCTCGAACAAGTTTATCTACCAATGTGGGGCGATGCCAAAAACCGAACAAGGGATCCTGCCGCGGTTTACCGACGACAATTTGGCTGACATTACGCAAATGAGCCATCCTCAACAGGGTCTCCGGAATATCCTTGCCCGGCATGACGACGACTTCGGCTCCCAGTCCACGAGCCAATTCCAGGTTGGAGTCGAGTCTCCCTTGGTTTTCCTGTGAGAGTTCCTCCCCGGTATCGACATAGATTGCTATCCACGGAGCATCCAGAGCATATGCCATCCGCCGCGTCCAACGCACCAGCCGGGTAGAAAAAGGACTGGGTCCCACAGCAACCATCAAGCGCTCACCGCTACGCCAGACCATTGACCGCTGCATCCCCGTGCGCACGGATTTCAACTCATGATCCACTCGCTCGGCGGTCATGCGCAGAGCGAGTTCCCGCAAAGCCGTCAAGTTGCTTTCACGAAAGAAATTCTGCATGGCGGCCGTGGCGCGATCGGGAACATACACCTTGCCCTCCTCCAGGCGGGTCAGAAGCTGGGAAGGGGTGATGTCCACGAGCTGGATGCAATCCGCTCCGGTCAGGACGGAATCCGGGACGGTTTCATGGACAGTCACTCCTGTAATGTCACGGACGGTATCGGCCCTGCTTTCCAAATGCTGGACATTCAGCGTCGTATACACGTCAATACCGTGCCCGAGCAATTCCTCAACATCCTGAAAGCGCTTGACATGGCGGCAACCGGGAGCATTGGTATGAGCCAGCTCGTCGATCAGGATCAATGAGGGGTTACGAAGCAAGGCAGCTTCCAAATCAAATTCCTCCAGTTCCGTTCCGCGATACTCGATACGACGACGCGGAATGACAGGCAGATCGCCAAGTAGATTCTGGGTTTCTTTCCTGCCATGCGTTTCCACGATTCCGATGACCACATCAACGCCACGTGCCCTTTCAGCAGAGGCGGCTTCCAGCATGGCATAAGTCTTACCGACACCCGGAGCCATCCCGAAAAACACTTTTAACTTGCCGCGCCTGTCCCGAGCCTCGGCTTCCTGAATGGAAGCAAGCAATTCGTCCGGGGTACTTTTGTAATCGTCTTTCATAATGTCCGGGCAGCCCTATTGAGGTATGGAAACGCCGGGAGAAGTCCCCCCCGTCGCCGGGCTTGCGCCCATTCCGGCACAAACGATGCCATACCATAAACTACTCCGCTTTTTCGATAACACATGCAAGAGAGTCATACCAGTCAAGGAAAAGCCGGAATCCGCTAAGATTTCATTAAATTCCCCTGGTAAATGCCGGAAAACAGAACGTTTTTGTGAAAGGCTCCAGCAAACAACCGCGTACAACTCGCATATGATGAAAACTCTTTCCCTTTGCTTCCTGTCCCTGTGCTGCACGGCGGCAACTGCTTTAGCCGTGCCACGGGCCGAGTATCCAAGGCCGCAGTTCGAACGCAATACATGGAACAATCTCAATGGCGAGTGGACGTTTACGTTTGATTTCAGCGGATCCGGCCTGGAACGGGAATTCTTCAAAACCAAAGGATTCGACCAGAAAATAACTGTTCCCTTCTGCCCGGAAAGCAAGTTGTCGGGAGTGGAGTTCAAGGACTTCATCAACAATATGTGGTATCATAGACACGTCTCTATCCCGAAGGACTGGGACGGGAAAAAAATCCTGTTGAATTTCGGCGCCGTCTACTACAAGGCGGAGGTCTTCATCGATGGAACATTCGCCGGACGCCACATCGGAGGTTCATCCTCATTCTCCGTGGACATTACCCCCTTTGTCAAACCGGGCGCTTCCCACGACCTCGTCGTCTATGCGACCAGCGACTTGCGCAGCGCCAAACAGGGCGCCGGCAAGCAAGCCCTCCAGTATTCTTCCTACGGGTGCAATTACACGCGCACAACGGGAATCTGGCAGACGGTGTGGATGGAACCCGTAGCGCCGGAAGGGTTGCAATCCGTCCAGATCATCCCGGATATCGACCAGAAACAACTTATCGTCCGTCCCAGCTTTTATAAGACATGCGGCGGTTCTTTCCGGGCCATACTCAAGGAAGGAGACCGTGTCGTCGCAGAACAAACCGTCACCGCAAACCCGTTCTCCACAGTTGTACTGCCCGTCCCGGACATGAAGACATGGAGTCCCGAATCCCCGTTCCTGTACGACACCGTATACCAGGTCCTCGACAAAACGGGCAAGATCGTTGACGAAGTGAAAGGCTACGCCGGCATGCGCAAAATACATGTCGAGGGCAACAAGATCTATTTGAACAATAAACCCTATTACCAGCGCCTCGTGCTTGACCAGGGATTCTATCCGGACGGAATCTGGACAGCCCCTTCCGACGAAGCCCTCAAAAAGGATATCGAACTCTCCAAATCCGCCGGATTCAATGGCGCGCGCCTCCATCAAAAAGTCTTCGAAGAACGTTTCCACTACTGGGCCGACAAGCTCGGTTACCTCACTTGGGGAGAATCCCCCAGTTGGGGCATGGATGCCAATGATATCGAAACCGCCCGCAATTTCATCCCGGAATGGACGGAAGTAGTCGAACGCGACCGTAATCATCCTTCCATCGTCGTCTGGACCGCACTGAATGAGGAATTCTGGCCGGATCGCATCCAATATCCTCGCTTTGTAGAAGATCTGTACAAATTCACCAAACTTGCTGACCCGACGCGCCCATTTCATGACGCCAGCGGAGGTTCGCATATCAAGACGGATATCTGGACCGTCCATCACTATGAACAGGATCCCGCCAAACTTGCCAAAGCCCTCTTTGACGGAAATAAATTTTTCTCTCCCGCAAGGCATGAAATCCACCTCCCCTCGATGAATATCGGCTTCAACGGCCTGAAGTTCGCTGACCAATATACTTTCCCGGACTATGACGGCAGCATGCCTTACCTTGTCGACGAATTCGGTGGCATCAAGTGGAGCGATGCCCCCCAGGACCAGAAGAAATCCTGGGGATATGGCCAAGCCCCCAAGGATCTGAATGATTTTTATTCCCGTCTGGAAGGCCAGGTAAACGGCATTCTGGGATTGTCCGACCATGTCTGGGGTTATTGCTACACCCAGTTGACGGACGTCGAACAAGAACAAAACGGCATCTACAAGTATGACCGGACACCCAAGTTCGATATGGGAAAAATCAAAGCTATCTTCGGCAAAAATCCGCCGGAAAAACAGCCCTAAATTTTGACGGACAACCCGTCGTAGGCAGGAGCGACAAAATCGGGCAATCGGGCCGCCAGCTCGCTGTAGTCGAAGTCATGGGACATGTGCGTCAGATACCCCTGCCCGGGGCGTACGCGTTCCATGACGGAGAGAGTCTCTTCCAGCGACATGTGGGTAGGGTGTTCTTTGCGGCGGAGGCAGTCGAGTACCAGGATATCAAGTCCCTCAAGAAGTCTCAAAGACTCTTCCGGGATGGACTTGACATCGCATGCGTAACCGATCCGCTTCCCTCCGCACTGAAACACGTAACCGTTCGTCTGGACGCTGGCATGGCAGACAGGAAACGGAGTAACGCCAATAGTTCCGACTCGGAAAGGCCCGTCAATTACCCGTCCGTCGGGACGAACATAGCCCTGGTATGTATTGTCCGGCGAAAATGCCCACGGAAACATCATCCGGAGCACCTGCATCGTCTCCTTCGAGGCATAGAGAGGCAGCGGCGTTTCATGGTGCCAGCAGAAGGCTCGCAAATCGTCAAAACCGGCCACATGATCCAAATGGCAGTGCGTGTAAACAATGGCGTCGATACCAGCAATGTT
This is a stretch of genomic DNA from Akkermansia sp. N21116. It encodes these proteins:
- a CDS encoding MBL fold metallo-hydrolase, which translates into the protein MTSGLQLLFLGTGTSTGVPLIGCECRVCKSSDPRNKHLRSSILLDYDGTRLLVDSTPDLRQQALRENIAGIDAIVYTHCHLDHVAGFDDLRAFCWHHETPLPLYASKETMQVLRMMFPWAFSPDNTYQGYVRPDGRVIDGPFRVGTIGVTPFPVCHASVQTNGYVFQCGGKRIGYACDVKSIPEESLRLLEGLDILVLDCLRRKEHPTHMSLEETLSVMERVRPGQGYLTHMSHDFDYSELAARLPDFVAPAYDGLSVKI
- a CDS encoding sugar-binding domain-containing protein; this translates as MKTLSLCFLSLCCTAATALAVPRAEYPRPQFERNTWNNLNGEWTFTFDFSGSGLEREFFKTKGFDQKITVPFCPESKLSGVEFKDFINNMWYHRHVSIPKDWDGKKILLNFGAVYYKAEVFIDGTFAGRHIGGSSSFSVDITPFVKPGASHDLVVYATSDLRSAKQGAGKQALQYSSYGCNYTRTTGIWQTVWMEPVAPEGLQSVQIIPDIDQKQLIVRPSFYKTCGGSFRAILKEGDRVVAEQTVTANPFSTVVLPVPDMKTWSPESPFLYDTVYQVLDKTGKIVDEVKGYAGMRKIHVEGNKIYLNNKPYYQRLVLDQGFYPDGIWTAPSDEALKKDIELSKSAGFNGARLHQKVFEERFHYWADKLGYLTWGESPSWGMDANDIETARNFIPEWTEVVERDRNHPSIVVWTALNEEFWPDRIQYPRFVEDLYKFTKLADPTRPFHDASGGSHIKTDIWTVHHYEQDPAKLAKALFDGNKFFSPARHEIHLPSMNIGFNGLKFADQYTFPDYDGSMPYLVDEFGGIKWSDAPQDQKKSWGYGQAPKDLNDFYSRLEGQVNGILGLSDHVWGYCYTQLTDVEQEQNGIYKYDRTPKFDMGKIKAIFGKNPPEKQP
- a CDS encoding sensor histidine kinase KdpD; the encoded protein is MKDDYKSTPDELLASIQEAEARDRRGKLKVFFGMAPGVGKTYAMLEAASAERARGVDVVIGIVETHGRKETQNLLGDLPVIPRRRIEYRGTELEEFDLEAALLRNPSLILIDELAHTNAPGCRHVKRFQDVEELLGHGIDVYTTLNVQHLESRADTVRDITGVTVHETVPDSVLTGADCIQLVDITPSQLLTRLEEGKVYVPDRATAAMQNFFRESNLTALRELALRMTAERVDHELKSVRTGMQRSMVWRSGERLMVAVGPSPFSTRLVRWTRRMAYALDAPWIAIYVDTGEELSQENQGRLDSNLELARGLGAEVVVMPGKDIPETLLRMAHLRNVSQIVVGKPRQDPLFGFWHRPTLVDKLVRGSGLIDIYVVPAEPRTRRMRWRSWYRPEPSDVKESGMALAAVLLMTLIGWLAAIHLGYFAPAFLYLCMVVVLGFFIGPMPIFLAAALSAVLWDLLFIPPHMTFRIDRVEDVMMFILFFIVAATTGRLTSRLRSKERMESERETRTNALFLFSRAVSTARSMDDIVQSAIIQIHQIFGAKMAIFTIGSEGRLALKSGADTYKVDGKEFSVADWCYKNRRSAGRFTETLPSSRGFYIPMLSGEVCMGVLGILADVDEHLSVAQRDLIENMASQLAMAIEREQLQAIQARARLMEESDKLHRALLDSVSHEFKTPLAVIEGVSEKLQESLSSHSSEVSDEAIQLCSEAGIAARRLRHLVRNLLDVTRIESGALLPKMDWCDVGDILECAMEATEEVRRGHPTRILASDELPLVRADFSLMEQALVNLLINACIHTPPGTPIDVSAGIDRSRREFVLEVCDAGPGIDSRMAEHIFDRFRSGRPGGLGLGLSIVKGFMEVQKGMVSLHSPREGGACFRLSLPWEEFPSEPK